In the Magnetococcus sp. PR-3 genome, CTGAAAGATAACGCCTCTGCACTGGGTGCCAACACCAACAGCTACGTAACCGGTTCTTACGATGTGTCGGTTACTGACGCAGGCACCATGGCAGAGCTCTCGGCCATTGAGACGGCTACCAGCGGAACAGTGACCTACGGTCTGGGTATTAAGGACAACTCTTCTGCACTGGGTGCCAACACCAACAGCTATGTGACAGGCGCTTATGATGTGTCGGTCACTGATATGGCAACGGTTGCCGCATTGTCAGCCATTGATGTTGCAACGACCGGTACCATTACCTACACCCTGGGTCTGAAAGATCAGGCTTCAGCGCTAGCCGCAAACACCAACAGCTTCGTAACCGGTGCTTACGATGTATCGGTAACGGATGCGGGTACGGTTGCAGAACTCTCCGCCATTGAATCCGATACAACTGGTACGGTCACGTATGGGGCCGGTCTGAAAGACCAAGCTTCGGCTCTGGCCGCCAATACCAACAGCTACGTAACCGGTGCTTACGATGTATCGGTTACGGATGCCGGTACGGTTGCGGAACTCTCAGCGATTGATGCGGTTACAACCGGTACGGTCACCTACGGTCTGGGCGTGAAAGATAACGCTTCAGCGCTGGCGGCCAATACCAACAGCTACATCACAGGCTCCTATGATGTATCGGTCACGGATGCCGGTACGGTTGCTGAACTCTCCGCCATTGAAACGGCCACCAGCGGAACGGTGACCTATGGTCTGGGTCTGAAAGATCAGGCTTCAGCCCTTGCGGCCAACACCAACAGCTACGTAACCGGTTCTTACGATGTGTCGGTTACTGACGCAGGCACCATGGCAGAGCTCTCCGCCATTGAGACAGCTACCAGCGGGACGGTAACCTACGGTCTGGGCCTGAAGGATAACGCCTCAGCACTGGGTGCCAACACCAACAGCTATGTGACCGGTGCTTACGATGTGTCGGTCACCGATATGGCAACGGTTGCCGCATTGTCATCCATCGACACCGCAACGACCGGTACCATTACCTACACCTTGGGTCTGAAAGATCAGGCCTCAGCCTTGGCCGCCAACACCAACAGCTATGTGACCGGAGCTTACGATGTATCGGTCACAGATGCGGGTACGGTTGCTGAACTCTCCGCCATTGATGCGGTAACAACCGGTACGGTGACCTACGGCCTGGGTGTGAAGGATCAGGCCTCAGCATTGGCCGCGAACACCAACAGCTACGTAACCGGAGCTTACGATGTATCGGTCACGGATGCCGGTACGGTTGCAGAACTCTCGGCCATTGAATCCGATACAACCGGTACGGTCACGTATGGGGCAGGTCTAAAAGACCAAGCTTCAGCGCTGGCGGCCAATACCAACAGCTACATCACAGGCTCCTATGATGTATCGGTCACGGATGCCGGTACGGTGGCAGAACTCTCCGCCATTGAGACGGCCACCAGCGGTACGGTGACCTACGGTCTGGGCGTGAAAGATCAGGCTTCTGCACTGGCGGCCAATACCAACAGCTACATCACAGGTTCTTATGATGTATCGGTCACGGATGCGGGTACGGTTGCAGAGCTCTCCGCCATTGAGACGGCCACCAGCGGTACGGTGACCTACGGTCTGGGTCTGAAAGATCAGGCTTCAGCATTGGCGGCCAACACCAACAGCTATGTGACCGGTTCTTACGATATCTCGGTTACAGATACAGCGACGGTTGCAGAGCTCTCGGCCATTGATGTTGCAACGACAGGTACCATCACCTACGGTGCAGGCCTCAAAGACTCCATCTCTGCACTGGTAGCCAACACCAACAGCTATGTGACAGGTAGCTACGATGTCACGGTAACGGATGTTGCTTCCATCGCTCAGTTGGGTGCTGTTGATGATGATACCTCTGGAACATTGGACTACAGCACGGCTGGTATTAAAGATACGGTTGCTAATATCGGTATCGATTCCGGTGGCTATGTGGCTGGTGCCACAGGTGGTACCTCCATCACCGTGAACGATACAATTTCCAACTTGGTCACGGACAACGGTTCAGTGGTGACGGGCACACGCAATGTGACGGTTACTGACTCTGCAACCATTGCTCAGTTAACTCAGATTGATGCCTTTACCGCCGGATCCTTGAAGTACGCAACGGTTGGTGATGCGGCAGCTTCCCTGGTGACCAATACCAACGGTTATGTCAGCGGCTCTGTTGATGTCACAGTGACTGACGCAGCCAGCATGTCTCAGTTGTCAGCGGTGGATCAGCTCTCTTCCGGTACACTGAGCTACACCAAGATTACGGATGCAGCCGCAAACTTGGTGGCCAACACCAACAGCTATGTGACCGGTAGTGTGGATGTGACGGTCAGTGATGTTGCTTCCATGAGTCAGTTGACAGATATTGATGCGGATACCACAGGGTCGCTTGTATACACCCAGATCAGTGATACCGCAGCAACGCTGACAACGAACTCTGGCAACTATGTAAACGGTTCGGTCATTGTTACGGTCACGGATGCAGCAAGTATCGCTCAATTGACGTCTATTGATGGAGATACGACGGGATCCATGATCTATACCGCCGCTGGTGTGAAAGATAGCGCGGCTAACTTGGAGACCAATACCAACAGCTACGTGACGGGTTCTTACGATGTGTCGGTAACCGATACAGCAACCATGGCCCAGCTCTCTGCCATTGATCTTGATACGTCGGGGACCATCACCTACGGTGCGGGTGTGAAAGACAATGTGTCTGCTCTGACAGCCAATACCAACAGCTATGTGACCGGTTCTTACGATGTGTCGGTAACCGATACAGCAACGGTTGCTGAGCTCTCTGCCATCGATATCCTCACGAGCGGTACCATCACTTACGGTACAGGTCTGAAGGATAATGTGTCGGCACTGACGGCCAACACCAACAGCTATGTGACCGGCACTTACGATGTCTCGGTAACCGATGTGGTTACCATGGCAGAGTTGTCCGCCATTGATGCCGATACCAGCGGTACCATTACTTACGGTGTGGGTGTTAAGGATACGGCTTCTGCTCTGGCCGCTAACACCAACAGCTATGTGACGGGCTCCTACGATGTATCGGTGACCGATGCAGCAACAGTTGCTGAGTTAACAGCGATTGATGCTGATACCAGTGGTACCATTACGGTGACCTCGGTTGAAGATTCAGGTAGCGCCATTGCAGGTAGCTTCACTTACCTGGATGGTTTGGGTGTGACCTCTGTCGATGCTTCAGATAACGTACTGTCGCTGACGGTAGCACAGGCTACGGATGACACCGTGGTTGTGGCTTCTACAGATGTGATCACCATTGCAGATACCTCCAGTAACATTGAGGCTGCAACCTTCTCTACCTTGCACTCAAAAGGTGATACGTCGACCACATACATTGATGCCAGCGATGGCGCTTTGAGTGTGACCAAAGACCAAGCGATCTCGGGTGTCACCTTTACCAATGCTGATACGGTGACCTTGACGGATACCAACACCAACATTGAGTTGATCTCCAGCTCTGCTGGTACAACGCTGCAAAGCTTGCTGACCAATACCGATGGTAGCGCCAGCATGTATGTAGATAACATCAGCTCATCTTCAGCCTTGTCGCTCTACGATGCTGACGTAACCGGTAAGACTGTAGACTTTACAGGTACTGGGGATGTCACCATTAACATGGATGACGACAGCACCAGCATCGACTTTGACTCCTTCACTTCAAGTGGTGGTGGTAGTCTGATCCTGGGTGTTAACAACAGTACCGGTACCCTGACATCCAGTGTCGATCTGTCCGACTTCGATAAGGTGGCTGCAGCAAGTACCTTGAGTATTGGTTCCAGCCAGGTAACGGCTCAGACACTGGATATGAGCGGTGCTGGTAATGTGACCATTACTTTGGCAACGGCAGGTGGCTCTGAGAACTTCAGCAACCTCAGCTCTGATGGTAGTGGTACTCTCTCACTGACCATTGGTCAGGCTGGCGACTACTCCTCTGTCACAGGTTGGGAAGTCTTTAAAACATCGGATGGCACAGGGGTTTCAACCGACTATGCCATTACCGTAAGTGCTTCTTCGCTAAGCGGTCAGACGGTAGCCTTTGCTGGAACAGGAGCTGTCACGGTAACCGGTGCCAGCAGCAGTAACTACACCTTTGATAACGTGACCCATGGTGGATCGGGTAACCTTATCCTTGAGGTTGTCTCCACCACCGCTTCTTACACCGTCACCGGTGGTGCCAACTTTGATCAGGTCCAGATTGGTTCTGGCGGCAGCATCTACACCGGTATTGACAGTGCAAGTGGTCAGGTGGTCATTAACGGTACAAGTGATGGTGTGACCTCACTGAGTGGTAGCGCTTATGATGACTTTATCGTCAACTACTACACCACTGGTTCGGTCCAGATTAATGCCGGTGATGGTGATGATAAGATCTACGGCGGAAGTGGGGCAGATGTCTTCTACCATGACGGTTCCAACGATGGTCTGGATACGCTGATCAACTTTGGTTCTGGTGACTATCTGAGTGTCGGCAGCGGTAATGCTGGCCAGTGGACACTGGATTCTACCGGTCAGACACTGATTAAGGATGGTAATAGCTCTCTGGGCTTCACCTTCGATAGTGGTAGTACGCTGAAAGATGCAAGCTACACCTTGAACTTCAGTGGAACGGATACTGTCGATTCCAGTGGTTCGGTTATGACCTTCGATCTGGATAGTGATGCGGATAACAGTGTGACCGGTACCGACTATGCTGATCTGCTGGTGAACTTCGGTACCGGTAGTACAGATGGCTACACCATGAGTGGTGGTAGCGGTGCTGACCGCTTGATCGACTACAACGACAATGCCTCTACCTCGCTGACAGGTGGTGGATCTGGTGACTACTTCGTCTTCGATGATGCGGCTGTGACCTTTGGTAATGTCGACATCATTAAAGACTGGGCTGTGACCGACAAGTTTGTTTGGGATAACGCCAACCTGGTTGCTGGTGGTGACACCGCGGTTGATAGTGGCGATGGTGATGTCGGCTTGATGGAAGATGGTGAATCTTCCTCAACTGAGATCTACATTCTGTCCACAACCACAGCCGCTGCGGCATCGACCTCTGAAGATGATATGAAGAGTGCAGCCATTACCGCCATCAACGCAGCCGGTGACGGTACCTTTGATGCGGCGAACTCCAGCGACATGCTTCTGTTCGCTGTCTACGACACCACCACCACCGACACCCATGTTTGGTTGGCTGATGTGGATGCCGCAGGCGGTGCAAGCAGCACCCAGCTGGATAACGTTGACTTGACCCTGGTGGCGACATTGGAAGATGCCAATATCACCAACTCGGGCTGGATGAACTTCGCCTAATCCACTCACGCTCCAATCAAAAGGCCAACCCTCACGGGTTGGCCTTTTTTTTTGCCGTTTCATTAAAGTGATTGCATTTGCTTAGGTCACCATGGGGTTAAGCCGTTTTAGGGGGCAAAAGGTTGATCTGTAGAGATGTTATATTGGCGCGATAAGGGGGGAAATCTGGTCCAGATTCCATTTTATGGACTGCTTTGTCGGGTGTGGTATCAAAGGTGTGTGTTTGATTAAGTGGGTTGAATAGGGTTTGTCCTCTATTGTGCAAATAGATGAAATGAAGAGTAAAGATGCTGTGGTGTCTGTTGGATAGATTGGCTAGGGGCGGGTATCCCTCTTAGATTAGAGTAGGGTGGTCCGTAGGTGCTTGATCGTTACGGGGAACGGTTTTTTATGTTGATGGGTTGTCAGGGGGTCGATCGGGTTTGTTATTAGAGCGTTGGACGTGTTTAGGTGCCAATGGGTTGAAGAGCGTTGTGCGGTGTGATGAATGCTGTGGTGGCCGTTGAATGAAGGTTAAATAGGGTCGGGGTGGGTGTTCCCCCTTAGGTTTGAGGTTATGTTGCCCCATGCATTTAAAGGCTATTGAGATTACAATGATTTGATTTGTTTGAAGCGTTGAATAACATGATGCAAAGCGCGTAAGGGAAACTCTTTGGCGTTGCTGGGAACTTATAAGAGTATTGGGTTCTTGTAGATCCCATAAGGGCAGGTAAGCCCCGGATGCTCATACCGTGTGTTTGGACCTGATGGGTCAGGAATGAAGGTGCAGTTATGCAGGAGTTGCTACGTCGTCTGTTACGTCGACCTGTGGTGTTTATGAATCTTTTGTTCGCCTCGTTTATGGTGAACTTCTTGGCTTTGGGTGTCACCTTCTATGCTATGAATGTGATGAAGCGGTATACCACCTTTGGTGTGGAGGAGACCCTCTATACCTTGATGGCGGGTATCGCCATGGTGTTGATCCTGGAAAATGTCTTTCAACGATTACAGATGCGTTTGGCCCGCTCCGTTAGCGCTGCGCCGGATGCTTTTGTGGCCGATTCGGCTTTTGATGCTGTGGTTAATGCGCAAGCTCAACAGCTGGATGGATTGGACGATGGGGTTAAAATGCAGGTGATGCGGCACCTGGATGATGTGCAAAAAGCATTTGGTACCCGCATGCTTGTCACAGTATTTGATCTACCTTTCTCTTTTCTCTTTATTGGTGTGCTCTATATTCTGGAACCACGTGCAGGTATTTGGGTGAGCTGTTTGGCGGTGTTTGTCTTTATCTATGGTTTGATTCATCAGTACCGTATACGTAAACCGACAGAAGCGGTGTCACGTATTAAAAGTTTTGGTAACCGGTTAATGGGTAGTGCCGTTGGGGGCTTGGAAGATGTCCGGGCGTTTAACCACCACAATAAATTGATGGATAAGTGGCGGGTTCACCGGGTACTGCGCCAGCAAGCGATGGCAGAGCATGAAAAGTTTCAAGAAGCAGAAATGCGCCTGACAACCGGTTTAACCATGCTTGCAATGGTGGGGGTCATCACCATTGCCGCTCATGGGATTTTTGAAGGCACCATGTCCATGGGGATGATGTTGGGTATTAACATTCTTGCCATGCGTTCACTGACACCTGTAATTAAGTTTGCAACCTCCAGTGGGGAGATTGCTAAAGGGCGTCAAGCGACACTGGAGCTTAACCAGTTACTAAAACTGGCAAGAGAGCCCAAAACAGGCACACGGCTTAATAACTTTACGGGCCGTGTCGCCTTTAAAGATATGGCTTTTGCATACCCAGGCGGGCAGGGACCTTTGTTTGAGTCGTTGAACCTGGAACTGGTTGCGGGTGACTCTTTAGTCGTCACGGGCAGTAATGGTGCTGGTAAGTCAACATTGGCCAAGCTGTTGATGGGGATTTACCATCCCATTCGTGGTCATTTGTTAATTGATGGGGTAGATCTGCGGCAGATGGATCTAAGCTGGTGGCGGACCAACGTTATGTATCTGCCTCAAGAACCCCTATTTATGAATGCATCCATTGCAGATAACCTCTGTGTTAATAATCCTGAGATTGATGAAGAGGGGTTGGAGCGCATCATCAATATGGTTGAGCTTAGAGAGTTCATTGATCATTCTGAGGCAGGATTACAGACCCAGATTGTTAACCAGGGTAACCAGCTCTCCTTGGGGATTCGTCGTCGTTTGGCCATTGCACGTGCCCTGGCCAGCCGGGCGAGGGTGACGATCTTTGATGAACCGACAGAAGGTCTGGACCAAAAAGGGCAGAAGGCGGTTTATCAAATTCTCTCCAGGCTCTCCCAGGAGGGCAGTACCATGATCCTCTTTACCAATGACCCCAATATTACTCGTGTGCCCAATGTCCTTCTTAACCTGGATGTCAAACCGATCCCCGAGTTAACGCGCCGGCAAATGCCTAAACCTGCCAAACCGGCAGAGCCATCCAAAGCAGGTGGTGCGACAGATAAAATATCGGCCACACCATCCATTGTTGCCGGTACGAAACAGACAGCGGCTTCAGGACAAGAGCCCCTGCTCAGTGCGGAGGGGAATGCCGGTGTGGGCGGTGATGATAAGAAGGGGGGTGAATAATGGCTATTCCCAATGATAACCCCTTTTCAGAAGATGAGTTAGATCCAAAAAATGCACCAGGAGCGGCTCTTGGTGTGACGGCTTGGCTCTATATTCCTCTGTTTTTCAGCTTTGTTGTTGGAACGGTTGTCTGGTCCTTTTTAGGCACGTTGGATGTGGTGACCTTTACCACAGGTGAGGTGGTGCCAAGCTCTAGGGTTAAGCATGTTCAGCACCTGGAAGGGGGCATTCTTCGTAAGATCCATGTCAAAGAGGGGGAAAATGTTAAAAAAGGCCAGGCCTTGATTGATTTGGAGTCCATTGCGGATGTGTCAGATCTGCAAGAGGTTAATGCTAGGATTGTGGGCTTGACGTTGGATATTGTTCGCTATGAAGCGGAAGCTCGATTGGCTGACCGGCCTAAGTTTCCGCCAGAGCTTATCAAGGCCCATCCAAAACTGGTTAAACAGTCAGAGGCACTGTTTAGAGCCCGAACGTCCCGGTTAAAAGGGGAGCAGTCAGAGCTAGAGAATAACTACAAAGAAAATGAGTCTCTACTGACTGAAATTCGAGCCCGTCTGCGTAATAACCGGCAACGTATGAAGTTGCTGAGTGAACAGGTTAAAATTAGTGAAACCTTGTTGAAGGATGAGCTAACCAGCCGTTTGGACCATTTGGCCTTGCTCAAAGAGGACCGTACGTTACAGTCCACCATTGATGAAGATGTTGCTGGTATTAATGGTCAAAAATCCAAGCTTAGACAGATTGCCGGACGTAATAAAACCTTGGCCAATATCTTTGTGGAAAATGCCAAAACCGAAGCGGACCAGGCACGTCAAAGTCTCTCTGAGTTAAAACACCGTATGCGTAAGCTTGATGACCGTGCTGCACGGACGGTCTTGCGTGCCCCTGCTAACGGTATTGTAAAAGCGATTTTGAATAATACCGTGGGCGGCGTCGTTCGTGCGGGTGAAACGGTGATGGATATTGTGCCCATGGATGATCGACTGATCGTTGAGGGGCACCTATCGCCCGGAGACATTGGTCATGTTCAGGTGGGTCAGCAGGGGTATATTACCTTGGCCAGCCGGGAGGGGATCCGCTATGGACGTTTGGATGCGGAGGTAGTGCATATTAGTGCCGATACCTTTACTGATAAAAGCACCCAAGAGACCTACTATAAAGTCCGGCTAGAAACAGCAGGCAGTGTCTTTGAAAATGGTCAATATCGCTATGAACTCTACCCTGGTGTAGAGGTGATGACGGCGATCCGCACCAGTAAACGCCGGGTTGTCGACTATTTCCTCGAGCCGCTTATGTTGGCTCAGGGTCGTGCCTTACGTGAACGATGACCCTCTCTGTTCTTCTTCACTGTTAAGGTGGCTGTGGCGCTATGGCACGTAAGAAAAAACAAAAAAAAGCGGCTTCCAAGCATCAACCTGTGACGCAAAATCCGGTACCCTCTGCGGCGCAGCCGCCGGTGCTTGATCAAGAGCAACGGCGCCAGCAGGCTCTTGAGCTACACCGGTCTGGTGCTTGGCAACCCGCAGAG is a window encoding:
- a CDS encoding HlyD family type I secretion periplasmic adaptor subunit yields the protein MAIPNDNPFSEDELDPKNAPGAALGVTAWLYIPLFFSFVVGTVVWSFLGTLDVVTFTTGEVVPSSRVKHVQHLEGGILRKIHVKEGENVKKGQALIDLESIADVSDLQEVNARIVGLTLDIVRYEAEARLADRPKFPPELIKAHPKLVKQSEALFRARTSRLKGEQSELENNYKENESLLTEIRARLRNNRQRMKLLSEQVKISETLLKDELTSRLDHLALLKEDRTLQSTIDEDVAGINGQKSKLRQIAGRNKTLANIFVENAKTEADQARQSLSELKHRMRKLDDRAARTVLRAPANGIVKAILNNTVGGVVRAGETVMDIVPMDDRLIVEGHLSPGDIGHVQVGQQGYITLASREGIRYGRLDAEVVHISADTFTDKSTQETYYKVRLETAGSVFENGQYRYELYPGVEVMTAIRTSKRRVVDYFLEPLMLAQGRALRER
- a CDS encoding beta strand repeat-containing protein, translated to LKDNASALGANTNSYVTGSYDVSVTDAGTMAELSAIETATSGTVTYGLGIKDNSSALGANTNSYVTGAYDVSVTDMATVAALSAIDVATTGTITYTLGLKDQASALAANTNSFVTGAYDVSVTDAGTVAELSAIESDTTGTVTYGAGLKDQASALAANTNSYVTGAYDVSVTDAGTVAELSAIDAVTTGTVTYGLGVKDNASALAANTNSYITGSYDVSVTDAGTVAELSAIETATSGTVTYGLGLKDQASALAANTNSYVTGSYDVSVTDAGTMAELSAIETATSGTVTYGLGLKDNASALGANTNSYVTGAYDVSVTDMATVAALSSIDTATTGTITYTLGLKDQASALAANTNSYVTGAYDVSVTDAGTVAELSAIDAVTTGTVTYGLGVKDQASALAANTNSYVTGAYDVSVTDAGTVAELSAIESDTTGTVTYGAGLKDQASALAANTNSYITGSYDVSVTDAGTVAELSAIETATSGTVTYGLGVKDQASALAANTNSYITGSYDVSVTDAGTVAELSAIETATSGTVTYGLGLKDQASALAANTNSYVTGSYDISVTDTATVAELSAIDVATTGTITYGAGLKDSISALVANTNSYVTGSYDVTVTDVASIAQLGAVDDDTSGTLDYSTAGIKDTVANIGIDSGGYVAGATGGTSITVNDTISNLVTDNGSVVTGTRNVTVTDSATIAQLTQIDAFTAGSLKYATVGDAAASLVTNTNGYVSGSVDVTVTDAASMSQLSAVDQLSSGTLSYTKITDAAANLVANTNSYVTGSVDVTVSDVASMSQLTDIDADTTGSLVYTQISDTAATLTTNSGNYVNGSVIVTVTDAASIAQLTSIDGDTTGSMIYTAAGVKDSAANLETNTNSYVTGSYDVSVTDTATMAQLSAIDLDTSGTITYGAGVKDNVSALTANTNSYVTGSYDVSVTDTATVAELSAIDILTSGTITYGTGLKDNVSALTANTNSYVTGTYDVSVTDVVTMAELSAIDADTSGTITYGVGVKDTASALAANTNSYVTGSYDVSVTDAATVAELTAIDADTSGTITVTSVEDSGSAIAGSFTYLDGLGVTSVDASDNVLSLTVAQATDDTVVVASTDVITIADTSSNIEAATFSTLHSKGDTSTTYIDASDGALSVTKDQAISGVTFTNADTVTLTDTNTNIELISSSAGTTLQSLLTNTDGSASMYVDNISSSSALSLYDADVTGKTVDFTGTGDVTINMDDDSTSIDFDSFTSSGGGSLILGVNNSTGTLTSSVDLSDFDKVAAASTLSIGSSQVTAQTLDMSGAGNVTITLATAGGSENFSNLSSDGSGTLSLTIGQAGDYSSVTGWEVFKTSDGTGVSTDYAITVSASSLSGQTVAFAGTGAVTVTGASSSNYTFDNVTHGGSGNLILEVVSTTASYTVTGGANFDQVQIGSGGSIYTGIDSASGQVVINGTSDGVTSLSGSAYDDFIVNYYTTGSVQINAGDGDDKIYGGSGADVFYHDGSNDGLDTLINFGSGDYLSVGSGNAGQWTLDSTGQTLIKDGNSSLGFTFDSGSTLKDASYTLNFSGTDTVDSSGSVMTFDLDSDADNSVTGTDYADLLVNFGTGSTDGYTMSGGSGADRLIDYNDNASTSLTGGGSGDYFVFDDAAVTFGNVDIIKDWAVTDKFVWDNANLVAGGDTAVDSGDGDVGLMEDGESSSTEIYILSTTTAAAASTSEDDMKSAAITAINAAGDGTFDAANSSDMLLFAVYDTTTTDTHVWLADVDAAGGASSTQLDNVDLTLVATLEDANITNSGWMNFA
- a CDS encoding ATP-binding cassette domain-containing protein, translated to MQELLRRLLRRPVVFMNLLFASFMVNFLALGVTFYAMNVMKRYTTFGVEETLYTLMAGIAMVLILENVFQRLQMRLARSVSAAPDAFVADSAFDAVVNAQAQQLDGLDDGVKMQVMRHLDDVQKAFGTRMLVTVFDLPFSFLFIGVLYILEPRAGIWVSCLAVFVFIYGLIHQYRIRKPTEAVSRIKSFGNRLMGSAVGGLEDVRAFNHHNKLMDKWRVHRVLRQQAMAEHEKFQEAEMRLTTGLTMLAMVGVITIAAHGIFEGTMSMGMMLGINILAMRSLTPVIKFATSSGEIAKGRQATLELNQLLKLAREPKTGTRLNNFTGRVAFKDMAFAYPGGQGPLFESLNLELVAGDSLVVTGSNGAGKSTLAKLLMGIYHPIRGHLLIDGVDLRQMDLSWWRTNVMYLPQEPLFMNASIADNLCVNNPEIDEEGLERIINMVELREFIDHSEAGLQTQIVNQGNQLSLGIRRRLAIARALASRARVTIFDEPTEGLDQKGQKAVYQILSRLSQEGSTMILFTNDPNITRVPNVLLNLDVKPIPELTRRQMPKPAKPAEPSKAGGATDKISATPSIVAGTKQTAASGQEPLLSAEGNAGVGGDDKKGGE